The window CCCATATATCAAAATGACTGGGTGAAAACCCGCTTTGTTTTTGATGTATCGTTCAACTTCGTTGGCTTTAAGCTGCACGGGTCAAAACCATCTTATCGGGCTTTTTTAAGAGCAATTGCAAGTGCCTGACGCAGTCTCAATGCCGCGGCTTTTGCAGCCCGGATCTCAGCATCACGTTCAGATCGGACATTGGCAAATTCTTGGTCTGCACGATCATAAGAAGCTGTTGCCTCTTCGGTTCCTTGTGCAATTGGCGCTGCTTTGCGTCGATCAATCAAAATATATTTCGCTGAAATATCGACAAAGAAAGCTCTTGGACCAAAATCGACATCACTAATGCCGACTGAGCGAACTTCCTTATTTGTATTCAATTTCAATTCGTACGGTAAGTTACCCGTTGAACTCGTTCCGCCGCTTAAAGAGAATTGCAACTCATTGCGTACCAGTTGATCCAATCTTGAATTTGGGTCAGCAATTTCAATTGATGCCAATGCCTCACTTATTGAGGAACCATCAGACAGGGCAGCCGTAGAGTGTAGTGGTTGAACTTGGCAACTAGCCAACCACAATGCACATATAGCAAAGCCAGATATTCTTAAAATCTTCTTATTAATCAAAGACTTGACCTCTAGTTCCTTAGCTACACAACAACATTGATAATGCGTTTTGGTACAATAATCAATTTCTTAGGTGTTCCACCATTCAAAGCATTTTGTACAGCTTCAAGTTTCATTAACGCCTCTTCGATTGTTTT of the Hyphomicrobiales bacterium genome contains:
- the lptE gene encoding LPS assembly lipoprotein LptE, whose product is MINKKILRISGFAICALWLASCQVQPLHSTAALSDGSSISEALASIEIADPNSRLDQLVRNELQFSLSGGTSSTGNLPYELKLNTNKEVRSVGISDVDFGPRAFFVDISAKYILIDRRKAAPIAQGTEEATASYDRADQEFANVRSERDAEIRAAKAAALRLRQALAIALKKAR